The sequence ttgaccaaaaataacatggatgattccatgtaacattcttcaggtaaaattaatgattacttacattacattttttggtgttttatttaatcttatagcattttaataaatttgttaatggttttaaaacagtatccggactaaactttgacatctacccatctgagatccactcaacatcctctgatctcaactatcagtcaaaataattcataatatctgcctttttaacaaaaaatagattcataatttgatataaatgagctgtgttgaccatgaattccaaggataagtgtaaaacctattattaaaccagctcaggtttttaaaaaagcgccaaaagctggaaaaagtgacataaacattggaaaagcacaaacaatatatatatatttttttataattttgacctggaaggaaaagttcatggttaacgggaagacaacacaagggttaatatttattttatttttttgggggggggggggtaattgtAATAGGTCTACTCTTCTAGTATCAGTTAAAACtgtatggatagatagatagatagatattgatcccaatataATGGGAAattagtgttacagcagcaaaatcagtaccacagcacagaatataaatataaatgaaatactaggatacaatatacgtacatacaatatacatgaaataatagtaggataaaatacaagaacaaatatttgaatatatacaagttcaGAATACagaaatgtgcaactgcttaaatagtatatTGTAAGTAAATTTGTAGATAAATCTAttgtgcagtattgtggtgtctcggagtcttatctagcacccagtgatgacaaaatatacagtaaatcactggaAATTAAATGTTagtacccataatgcaatgcttATTGCAGTAATGAACCGGACAATTATTAGAAAAAtctggtattttactgggcaatttgtggtaagtaactgtagaagtTACAGCAAAGTTTAACAGTGTAGTTAGTAACATAGTTAGTAATCATtaataagtacatttttaattgttctgCTGCACTTTGTAATAATAAGAAATAGGGCCTATGactaaaaaaattttaaatacaaattcTGCCATTGCAGGAACAATAACTCCCTCTCTTCTGATTGACATATTGTGGATGTTTATGCGTGCAGGTGCATGTGTCTATGCATTACTGTGTCCAGGTGTTCATTAACTATTATGTTTATGGCTGTGGATGACGTGTAGTTGCTGttatattttttccccctgccCGTTCAGATCATTCTGCACTCCATGCACAAGTACCAGCCGCGGGTCCATGTGATCCGTAAGGAGTGTGGAGAGGAGCTATCCCCAGTGAGAGCCATCCCCGCCGGGGAAGGCACCCGCACCTTCGGCTTCCCCGAGACTGTGTTCACCACCGTCACGGCGTATCAGAATCAACAGGTAGCACGGCCGACCTCCGCACAACCACGGCCTCTTAAAACCAAAGCCACTGGAAAAGATAACGTGTCCACGGAACCACATTTCCAGCATGCAAGCGCTTCACTGACTGCCCTGTTGCATATGGATATTCttgtttagttttgtacaaCAAGCAATGACTGATTGAAACCAATTTCTTCAGGATGCACTAGAGAACGATAGACAGAACAAGACTAAGAAGTAAAAAAGTCAAGAAACTATTTTAGTTTCTGTGTCTTTACAATTTCATGTTTTGCACCTGGGTCTGGTCTGCATTCTAAAGGCAATGTgttatgtgtgagtgtgagtgtatgtgtgtgtgttttgcaaaacagagagagagagagagagagagagagagagagagagagagagagagtgacaaaGGTCCTGCGGTTttccttgggagtgttttaCCAGTTCCACCAAGGAAATGCTTATTGGACTGATTTTTAAAACACGACGGTTCTATTCACTTAACTTGATTTTCAAAGTACTTTTCTACATGGCTTGAGCGTCTCATGTTTTCTGAATTTTTGCCCAAAATTTCAAAGCCAACTTCTTCAATAGGTAAAAGCTGTTGGAGTTTATTTctggattattttatttttttgcactgGACCAGTCGATGTGAGCGTTGAAGTACTGCAGGATGCTAGCTGGGGTTAGCTGGCCCGCGGCGCATGATGGCTGAAGTCAGAACATGGTGGCGATGCCTATAAAAGTCCCGTTGGATGCGGGTCACAGAGTTGGGCGTTAAACACCACCCACAGCCTGGGCTGGCAGCCCCACCGACATTaactaacatacacacacacacacacatttccacacaGCTATGTGCAAAGGAAACACACATGCGTTCCCACACATGTTCAACTCACACAAGCAGCAAACCATGcacattcatgtatttattcagAGATCTGATTAAAATATTACACACAAAGGCAATTATTTGGGCTGGAAATGAACTTCCATCACACGGTATGTTATCAGCGACTTTCTACTAACACATTTTGGGGAAATAACGAGTgtcttattttacttttcagattACAAGGCTGAAAATTGACAGAAACCCATTCGCCAAAGGCTTCAGAGACTCTGGCAGAAACCGGTGAGTTCAATTCCAACACAGATATTTTCACATTATCTAGTGCATTAGGGGTAATGTGGGGATGCATGACGCATCATATTCTGGCTTGGATGTGGTTTTCGTCGCAGCTATTTCAGTCGGATTTTATGGGGAGCAAagctttgtatttatttatttattttctaatggAAAATGTGCAACCGCCTCCCATTAAATCTGTTTCTAAACGGCAGACGAGAAATCGACTAAACCGAACAGACGTGGCACATAACGGCGATGCATTTTCGTTTTAAATGTGCTAACTTTAAAGGCACATTAATCCCCGCAACTGCATAGTTACAGGCCCATGCTCTGAGAGGGAAACTCTAACCTCGGCTGCAAACCTAAATGGAGCGTCAGATTCCAGTCGGCCTGGAGAACATAAACATCAACAGccaataataaaaaagtgtcCTGCAGAAAATCTGTATAAACACAtttctaaatatatataaacacagcaTTAAAACAACACAGCAGTTAAACATCCAACGGTCTCCAAACAGCCACTCCCCCGAGGCCTCACAGAAATCAttagagaggaggggagagaaagggggagagcGGGAGACAGAAGGAGAAGGGAACGTGTGAGACAGAAGATTTGAGAGGGAGGAAGGTAGAAAACAGCAAACTGGATAACCCTGACGGCTGACCCTATTAAAAGTTAAACTCAGGAAggccgataaaaaaaaaatccccttaaATATTACAGGAAGAGTTAGGCAGTTGCTAAATAAACTccggctctgattggctgcttcGGAGCACCCAGAACCGCTCCGGGCAGCTTGTCTAAATTATCACCGTGGCTACAACCCCGCGGGGGGAAGACTTTTATCCTCACGCTAACGAGGGGGTAACAGAGCACTCGCATTACCCCGCCACAGCAACCCTCTGCCCCACCTAGAGGAGGAGGGAGATTggggttgggggttggggggtgggggggggggggggtaggaaGGGGAGTCCCACCTCATAAATCCCTGCTGCGGCTTCCTGCTCCTTCGTCCTGATTCGCCCGTAAAAAGCCGTGTGAAAGCAATTACCGCCGAGCACCCGGCTGGCAGCAGCCAATGGCAACGTGGCGTTTATGCCCCTCATTACCTGAGGTCTCCATGGAGATGGCAAGAGAGGCCCCACGGGCGACTAAAATGGCCGCCAGGTGGTTTTGGCGTAATGCGAGGCAGgccgggagagagagagagagagcggctgCAGCTGCATCAGGGACGGAAGAAAATGCAAGTCAAGGCAGGGTGGGGGATTTTTCAGTGTGTTAACgtaaatgtgtgtttcacaGGATGGGTCTGGAGGCTCTGGTTGAGTCTTACGCGTTCTGGCGTCCGTCTCTAAGGACACTCACATTTGAGGACATCCCTGGCATTACCAAGCAAGGTAAGGGTTAACTACCTGGAGTTTTCCTGGATACTGAGCAATGAGTCAAGTCATCCAACCTTTTACCAAACAGAGGTTTGCCGAAAAATcacaatactttaaaaaaaaaaactttttcgaAAATATTTTATTGGAAATATACAATCCAATACTTCCAGTCACAGatacaatttataaaaaaaaaatatataatgcaTTATTTATATGCATATATGCATATGGACACAGGCACAtctacacacataaaaaaaaaaaaaaaatcttaaagaaaaaaacactctacACAAGAATGTAGGAGAAAATATTAAATCGGAGTACCgtgtaacaacaacaatgacagACCCCCCCACCCACGCCCCCACTCAGCTCCCcacaaccaacacacatatTACTGCTTATTCATGCAAAACATAGGAATAACAAAAACAGGCACACATTCaattgggtctttttttttgcttttgataGAAACATAATCAGACGTTATTGTCAGGGATGTCCAACATTTGATCTCCTGATACTGATAACAACACCTCAAGAGTACTGATACAATACCTATGTTGTAAGTTTTCAAAACATATACCTCATTGTGTTACTCATTGGAATCATTTATGTAGGGAAGCAATGAACCCTGGGTAGTGCATCCCTAGTAACAAGGCCATCATATATGTGGATTTAGGTtgacttttctgtttttctggctCTGTTTCTGTAGGGATCCCAGGAGTTCATGGTGGGATCGGACCATCGTCCCACCTGCTCTCCGCGTCCCCGTGCTCCTCACCGTTCCAGGTCTGCCCCCTCAGCCCGCCTGACTACACCTGCAGCCGGCCCACACACCCTCTCCATCGCTACAGCAACCCCCCGGAGCCGTTCCCCTCTCCCAGAGGTCCGTCGGCGTATGAAGGCGAAGGTTCTGTTCTCTGCCTCTCCCCGCGTCTCAGTTTGGCTACCCCGCGCCGCAGGGTTACGCCGGGCTCCGCCTCCACACGCCGCCCTACAGCCTGTACGGTTACACGTTCCCTCCCTCGCCGCGCCTCGCGGCCAGCCCCGATAAAATGGCCGCCGCTGCCACTGCCAATCACCAGAGTCCCTTCCTGGGCTCGTCTCCCAGTGGGACTCTCACGGACAGTCTGGGCGTACTCAGTGGAGGACAGCAGGGCTTCTTGTTTGACTCCCGGACTTTAGGACTGGCGGGTAGCCAGCCGGGAGGCGGGGCCTCACAGGTCACTGCCCACATGGGCTGAATGGGACTCCAGACATCTAGGTTGTCACGGAAAAACGAAACTGGTTCAGAACTTTGTACGAATTAATCATCCACGTGCTGAAAAGCATCAGGCTGAGTTGAATACAGAGGAGTGACAGATCAAGCCGTGCCTCTGTGAGCATAACAAGCTTGTCAAAGCTCTTTAACTAAagggaatattttttttgttcttatcTCAAAAGCATGTTCTCTAGGACACGCACATGCAGCTGCAGCGGTCACTAAAGGGAGAAACTACCTGCGGCTTTGGATAAGGAGTCCAAACGATGTAACCAGCGACTAAACTGGAACTGAACGTGGACTGGGCAGAATCTGGGCCGGCCCAGGGACTCAAAGCGAGCACTTCAACCCCTGGCAGGAGGTCCTGAAGCAGTAACTGTTCTacccacacagcattctgcaTCGCCTCCTTGATCTTGCCTACTTTGGATGGAGTTCCGAACGCTACTTTGAACTTGTTTTTATAGGATACATTGACTCAATTCCTTTCGTCAATTCTTTGTAATCACATGTCTGGCGATGTTCTCCATCAAATCTTTGGAATATGTATTCCATCTATAATATGCACTACAGACGGGCCGTTTCACCACTCAGactctcataaaaaaaaaacttgtacaCACAACACCAGCAGCCTGTCACATATTCGCATGATGACATCATGGCCTTAAGAGACCGTGGGAGATATCCCAGTGACAGTTACGGACTGACAAGGTTAAAGGTGTCGGATGAAGGACCGATCTACGTATTCTACGTCTGGTTTGACAGATGTTTCCTTGATGCAGCTGTTTGGATGGCAGGCTGGAGCACATCTTCCCATGTGGGCCACAGACGTAACTGCACATGACGACTCTGTATATAGCGAGGGGAAGGcgggagggaggagggatgtgtgtgtgtgtgtgtgtgtgtatataaaaggCCGTGTGACCCTTCGCACTTAAAAAAACCCAATGCACCTGCTTCTGCTCTTTGGCCTGGGTCAGGTATGCAACGGCCAACCCTGAACTTGACAAGCTCCAAAAGCTTTTCTCTGCAAACACGCGCTATATCAGCACGCCCTTTGGCCGAGGACATTAACATGTTctgtgacctttttttttgaGCCAAATAAAATCTATGTATTCATGTCACAATGTTAATATGTAATCAATATCTTACtaatttaactgattttgttttaTCTATGAAGGCGattaccagtgtgtgtgtgtgggagcattttctttccacctttttttttttttaaagtgaagcAATTGCAATGCTTAGGCTACAATATATTTCccttgagaaaacaaaaaaagtacgCTTACGTGTTCTCCCTTATGTATGTATGCTATTGgcattgtgaatgtgtgtgtgtgtgtgtgtgtgtgtggtgtgtgtgtgttgtgtgtgtgtgtgtgtgtgtgtgtgtgtgtgtgtgtgtgataaagcAGCCAATGATTGGGGTTGTTCCACAGGCTTTGGATTCCAGAGAAATGAAAATACCACAGGAGACAGGGAGAAAGAACAACTTtcaggcacgcacgcacacacacacacacaaacacacacacacacacacaagcaaataaGACTAAGACCTACAACTCTGCTGAATTGACTAGTCACAAGAGGCAGGGTGTGCGGTGAATGTGGATGTGGGTGTGATGGTGTGGACATGTGTGAGTatgcacatttgtgtgtgtgtgtgtgtgtgtgtgtgtgtgtgtgtgtgtgtgtgtgtgtgtgtgtgtgtgtgtgtgtggtaacagGTGGCTGAGCTGACAGCGTATGTGTGACCTAAGTCACCAAGAATCcaagacaaaacacagagacattTTTCCTCTGttccttaaaataaatgttgaagtGCTACACCTCATCTCGTGTAATAGCTAGTACTTTGTCAGTTAGCACATAAAAACGTATCGTATTTATCAAGGGCCCAAAACTTTACAGCGTTTTATCTTTATATCATAACATGATTATGATAAACTACATCTGCAGAATTGCGGATAGTTTTGAATCAGCTCCTGAAAATCTTCTGCTTCGCCTGCACAGACTGAACTCTCAAGGTGGCCATTTTGAATTTACACTGTACTGCGATTAGGAGACTTTACCCATAATACGGGCATTTACTGTATGCGTGAGCCTACAAATCCCATTATTTCAACCCAAATGAGCTGATAACAATCAAATAAGATAAGAAATATGAAGGCACAGTAGGTGGTTACGGTAGACCGGGTCATGATTCAATTATATGAGACCGTCATAAAGTTTGGCCCCATATACTTTGGGTTTCTGATAT is a genomic window of Etheostoma spectabile isolate EspeVRDwgs_2016 unplaced genomic scaffold, UIUC_Espe_1.0 scaffold00006996, whole genome shotgun sequence containing:
- the LOC116678335 gene encoding LOW QUALITY PROTEIN: T-box transcription factor TBX18-like (The sequence of the model RefSeq protein was modified relative to this genomic sequence to represent the inferred CDS: inserted 2 bases in 2 codons), with amino-acid sequence MAEKRRSPCALSVKAHAFSVEALIGAEKRRRKAGQDAVSADHEDGTDVPDLTGSPGPRADRACTSDXGSEAECASDGSPESEDALLGSPQPAAGPCTAPVTASGEETRVDLQGSDLWKRFHEIGTEMIITKAGRRMFPAMRVKISGLDPHQQYYVAMDIIPVDNKRYRYVYHSSKWMVAGNADSPVPPRVYIHPDSPASGETWMRQVVSFDKLKLTNNELDDQGHIILHSMHKYQPRVHVIRKECGEELSPVRAIPAGEGTRTFGFPETVFTTVTAYQNQQITRLKIDRNPFAKGFRDSGRNRMGLEALVESYAFWRPSLRTLTFEDIPGITKQGIPGVHGGIGPSSHLLSASPCSSPFQVCPLSPPDYTCSRPTHPLHRYSNPPEPFPSPRGPSAYEGEXFCSLPLPASQFGYPAPQGYAGLRLHTPPYSLYGYTFPPSPRLAASPDKMAAAATANHQSPFLGSSPSGTLTDSLGVLSGGQQGFLFDSRTLGLAGSQPGGGASQVTAHMG